GTTGCATAGCACTCTTTAAGATGCGTTATGGTGAAAGAAGCTTCGATGGTTTTTTCAGGTTTTCCCATCTTAACTTTCCATACCAAAGAAGAAAAGGAAGCATCAACAGGCCCAAGAGGCCATCGCACGGCGCTTGTAGAAACGCGTGGCTTAGCCAAGAAAAAAAGACCGCTTTTTCACCGGTAGAAATATACAAAATAGTTCCAATGATGACTTTGTCCGAAAAACTTATAACTGAAATCCAAAAAAACTTTGCAAAACGATCTGAAAAGGAAACCGTATTCATAATCAAACGCATCATCACATATAAAATGATAAAACTGATAAGACTCACGCCAAAGGGAAGTAGAGAAATGCTGTCTGCAAAAAGCGCCAAGACAAGTAGTGTGGGAAGACTTGCTTTTTTTTCTGCTTGAAAAAGAAGCGCTGCAACCACAAAAATAAAAAGATCAATGTGCAAATAACGGCTGGGAAAAGATGAAAGCCACGTCGTCTGAAGTGACAACGCCACAAGAGCATACGCAAAATATAAAAAGAAAAAGCGCATCATTTACCTTGTTTTTTTCATGAGCACCGCAACTTCTCTCAGTTGAGAAAAATCTCTTACCGGAATTAAATCGGCTTTTTGAAAAACTCCGTATTCTGAAACTTCAACTTTGTGCACCACACCCGCTTTTAAACCTGATGGATAAATCTCATCCAAGCCGGAAGTAATCACCACATCACCTTCTTTCACATCACTTGCTCGGTGCAAATAATCAAGTGACGCCACGCCACCTTGCACCTTCGCTTTTTTACTTTTTCCCACCAAAAGAGCTCTGGTTTGTGAGCGTTCTATAAAAACATCGACAACACTATTTACATCGTCCAGCAAAAGCACGTGGGATCTATGTTTCCCCACTTCACCAATTCTACCAACAACACCTTCGCCAACCACTACTGGCATATACACTTGAAGCCCATCGGCAGTGCCGCGGTTGATAACAATGCTGCTAATTTCTGTTTGAGGATCATGAGCAATTACACGCGCCATAATCGGTTCCCACTGCTCCATGTCTTGATAGTGCAAAAGCTGTTTAAGCCGTTCATTTTCTTGTTGAAGCTCTTCAAGGTAAATGAGTTGTCCTTTTAATTTTGATACTTGGTTTGTGAGCCGAAGGTTTATTTTTTTGGTGTGAACAAGAGCAATATAATTATTCCACGTTGAATGAACACCTTGTCCCACAAAAGAAAACACGTTTTGAAAAGGTTCAACTACATTCCATAGGGCTTGCTCATACCAAGGAGCGCGTCTTGCACCGTAACGAGTAAACGAGAAAAAAATAAGAAAAAGAAGGAGAGGAATAAAGAATCTCAGTATTCGAAATCGGCGTGAGTAATCTGACATAAGCGTTCTTTGAAATATGAGCTAAATGTTTAGAGTGTGTGGTTGTCATCCTGAACGTAGTGAAGGATCTCCTCGAAAACACAGTAGATTCTTCGCTTTGCTCAGAATGACAAGAGGCTAATTGTCAACACGCCCTAGTATGGCGAGGAGCAATTAAGAAAGGGTCACACTTCTAAAGACGTCAAGTCTATCAAGCGCTCTTCCAGAACCAAGCACAACGCAACTTAGCGGATCATCGGCGACAATAACAGGAAGGCCTGTTTCTTCGCGAAGCAAAACATCCAAGTTTCTGAGAAGCGCACCACCACCTGTAAGCACAATGCCTCGGTCGTAGAGATCGGCGGATAATTCTGGAGGTGTGCGTTCAAGTGTAATTTTTACCGCCTCTACAATTGCATTGACGGGTTCAACAATAGCTTCACGAATTTCTTCCGAGTTTACTTCGATGGTTTTTGGAACTCCGGCAACAAGGTCTCTTCCTTTAATTTCCATGGTGCGCACTTCTGCATCTGGATACGCCGTTCCAATAGCGATTTTTACAGCTTCTGCTGTTCGCTCACCCACAAGCATGTTGTATTTTCGCTTTAAAAAATGAATGATGGCTTCATCCATTTTGTCGCCTGCAACACGAACTGATTTTGAAAACACAATGCCCGCAAGCGAAATAACCGCTACTTCAGTTGTTCCACCACCAATATCAACAATCATGCTTCCCGTTGGTTCGGTGATTGGCAAACCCGCACCAATAGCGGCTGCCATGGGTTCTTCGATAAGGTAAACTTCTCTTGCTCCTGCCGATTCAGCTGATTCACGAACGGCTCGTCGCTCTACTTCGGTGACTCCAAAAGGAATACAGACGATGATGCGCGGACGAATAAGCGTTTTTCGGTGATGAGATTTTCGAATAAAATAACGAAGCATAGCCTCGGTGACTTCGAAGTCAGCGATGACACCATCTTTCATGGGGCGAATGGCTTCAACGGTTCCAGCTGTTCTTCCCAACATTTCCTTTGCTTCTTTTCCCACGGCAAGCACACGCTTAATCCCTCTGGCATCTCTTTTTACCGCAACCACAGAAGGCTCGGCGGAAACAATGCCCTTTCCTTTTACATAAACAAGTGTATTTGCAGTGCCCAAATCGATCGCAAGATCATTTGAAAACATTCCAATAAGTGAATCTAAAAACATTTTTACTCCAATCAAAATTTTGCGTGCCAGACATCTAGCAGAGCACTCAAGTGAGTTCAATAAAAAATGTTGATTTATCACAACTATTTGACTAGCAACTCCCAAACTGTGAATTGAGCTTGAACGTGATGTGAAGCCCCCCACAGCTTACTAACCCTCAAACAAAAGTGACAAAATTATGCTCGATATTTTAAGAAGAAACGCATCTTCATGGATCATCAAGGTTGTTCTTGGAGCAATCATTCTCAGCTTCGTTCTCTTTTTCGGCTACCAGGCAAGCAACCAAAACGCCTACGGTTCAGCTTCAGCGCCTGCAGCCACCATAAACGGCCATGACGTTCCCAGCGGGCTTTACCAGGCACAGCTTGAGCAAAACCTTAATCAGATGAAAAGTTCTTTTCAGTATGACACGGTTCCCGATTTTGTGAAAAATCTTGCTGAAACCAATACCCTTCGCCAGCTTGTTCAACGCACCATCATGGTCAATGCCACAGACAAACTCAACATTGCCATTAACGATGAAGAGCTTGCAGCGCACATCATGCGCATTTACTCAAACCAAGGTGCAGCGTTCGATCCTCTTCAATATCGATACGAAGAACTTCCTTATCGTTCAGCACAACTTGGCATTAACTTCGAACAGCTTATCAAAGAAGACTTGGCCATCAGCCATTTTTACGACTACTTCGGCAATGTAAAATATCCTCTTTCTGTTTCTGCGGACGAAGAGCAAGCCATGAAAACAAAAACGTGGACCTTCTTAGAGCTCGATCTGGATAAAGCAGAGCTTCAAAAAAACAAAACCTTAAAAGAAGGCGAAAATCTTGATGCCCTCAAACAAGCCTTCCTCGACGCCAAAGATGAAAAAACATGGAACAAGCTGGCGAAACAATACAAGCTCACCTCAAAAGTACTTGGGCCATTTTCCTTTGCAGACCGCAGAGCCACATTGCCAGCAAGTTTAAGCGCTGATGATCAAATAAAACTCTTTAGCCTTTCTGCTGCAACTCCGCATTTTGAAAAGGAAACAGCCGAAGGAAAGTTGAGCCTCTTCTTCTTTAAAGACAGCGGAGAACGTAAACTAAAACCTGAAGAAGAAGCTGCAACAGACCTTGCTTCCACTTCATTTATTGGTTCATGGTTTGGAAAAGCTGCTCTTGAAGCCAAAGTTGAATCTCACCTCAATCCACAATCAAAATGATAGCCGCTTTACAGGAACTTATTCGCCGGGGGGCCGAGCTTTACGAAGTGGGTGGAGTGGTTCGCGATCACCTTCTTGGGCGAGAAACAAATGACAACGACTACCTCGTTCGATGTCTTCCGGTAGATGAACTCATCAAGATTTTAAAGCCGTTTGGAAAAGTGGCACTTGTAGGAAAATCATTTGGGGTTATCAAATTTTCCCCTCACGCAAAGCCATCTGTTGAAATTGACTTCGCCCTTCCACGAAAAGAAGTTTCAACGGGAGAGGGTCATCGTGATTTCGATGTCATGTTTGACCACATGCTTCCCGTTGCTGAAGATCTTTCTCGCCGAGATTTCACGATCAATGCCATTGCAAAATCGGTAAACACTGGTGAAATTATCGATCCTTTTCATGGCCAAGAAGACATCAAGAAAAAACTTATTCGCATGGTTTTTCCCAAGGCTTTTGAAGAAGACCCGCTTCGTATGTTGCGCGCCATTCAATTTGCAGCACGGCTCCATTTTTCATTAGAAGCTGAAACGAAGCTTGCCATCCAAAAACATGCAAGTCTCATCAGCACTGTCTCTCCCGAGCGCATCATCGAAGAATTGCGAAAACTCCTTTTAGCCGACAAGCCTTCACTTGGTTTCGATCTCATGCATGAAACAGGATTACTTGAAAAAGCATTTCCTGAAATTGCCCTTTTGAAAAAAACGGAACAAGACAAAAAACCTGGCGATACGGTTTACGACCACACCATGCGTGTATTGGATGCTAGCCGTGCTGATGCCCTCATCGAAGAACCAGGCGAAATCAATCTGATGCTCGCAGCTTTATTTCATGATGCCGGCAAACCCAGGACAGCTCAGTATCACAAGCCATCTGATCGCGTAGTCTTTTTCGGCCATCAGCTGGTTTCGAAACACATCGCTAAAAAATGGATGCAAAAAATGAAGGTGGAAACCATTGGTGCAAACCCCAAAACAGTTCTCACTCTCGTTGAGCATCACATGTTTGAAACCAAAGCCTATTACACCGAGCGCGCCATCAGACGTTTTATTGCAAAGGTTTCGCCTGAACTCATTTTCAAATTGCTCGATCTGCGCCTTGCCGATAATCGTGGTGGAAAACATCCCAACAGTGTCAACGGCGTAAAACGACTTCGCGTAAAAATTCGAGAAGAGCTGGAAAAGCAAAATGCATTTGGCCTTAAAGATTTAGCGATTAACGGCCAAGACTTGATGCAACTGGGTATCCCGGCAGGCCCTCAACTGGGAAAAGTAATGAAACATTTGCTAGAGCTGGTCATTGATGAACCCGATCTCAACACCAAAGAGAGTCTCTTAGCACTTGCAAAAAATATCGTAGCTGAACAAGAATAGCCCAGCTCTGGAGGTAATGTGTTCTGGTTTAAATCGAAAAAGAAAAAACAAGAAGAAGATACCTGGAACCTTCACGACTTCGTAAATGATGTAGACAACACCATGCAACAACAAGCCAATGAATCTCCAAGGCTCCAGCATGTTCATGCTAAGCTTGATCCCAAATGGAAAAATATAAATGAACTCGTCATGAAGGCAATTGCCACAACAGACGATGATCACTTCACCCTTTTGTGCAGCGACTTGCTTAAGCACAATGATTTGGCTTTAAGAGCCGCGCTAGAAATTGGCAGATCACTTTATCACACGAAAAATAAACCGGAGAAAGACTAAGTGAAAACCATTGGCATCACCGGTTCCATTGGAAGCGGAAAAAGCACTGTCTCGGATTTCTTTGCCACAGCTGGCTTTCCTGCCATTAACGCTGATACGATTACGCATGAATTGTTTCGCCACAACCCTCAAGTTCACAAACAAGTATTAAAAGTATTTGGCGAAAGTATTCTGAACGAAAATAAAAAAATTGATCGCAAAAAATTGGGGAAAATTATTTTCAAAGATTCTGAACAAAAAAGAAAACTTGAAAGCATCCTCCACCCTCTCATTAAAAATGAAATATTTGAGCAGATTGAAAAAAGAAAACAAAGAGGCGACGCCCTTTGCTTCGTTGATATTCCGCTGCTTTACGAAGGCAAGTGGGAAGAAAAACTCGATTACGTTATCGTGGTCAACTGCACGCTTGAAGAAAGCTTTAAACGAGCGCAAAAAAAATTAGGCATTTCTTTAGAAGAAGTAAAACTTCGCTATCAGCAACAAATCCCACTTGACGAAAAAGTAAAACGCGCCAATTTCGTCATCAACAACTCGCTAAGCCTTGAAAACACTCAACTTCAGGTTGATAAGCTTTTGGAGAAGTTGTTGTAGTAAATAATGACTTCGATCCCAAACAGTTTGATATGGAAAAAATCAATAAACAACTGTCACGAATAAAAGGCAGAAAAATGAAAAACCTCAACTCATGAAAAAGAAGAAAACAAAAAAGGCACCACAAAAAGCTCTGGTGAAAACTTCACCTCAAAAGAGCTTGTTTGATCATATTGTTTCTGTTTTAGAGGAAGCCAAAGCCAATGTCCTTCGTTCGGTGAACAGTAATATGGTCATCGCCTATTGGCATATTGGCCGAGAAATTGTTCAGGAAGTCCAGGGAGGTGAGAAACGAGCTGAGTTATGGGAAACAGGCTATTGAAGATTTATCTGAAAAATTGACCCGTCGTTATGGCAAGGGCTTTTCAGAAACCAATCTAAAGTATTTTCGTTTGTTTTATCAGACTTACGCAGATCGTACTCCTGAAATTCGTCACAAGCCTTGTGACGAATTCAAGAAGAATAAAAAACATAAACAATTTCATGGAATTTTGAACGACATGAGTCTCGCCGTTGAGAACAGCGACTGCATCAAAGGCTTTTCTCCTGAACTGAGCTGGTCACACTATCGTACTTTGACCAAAGTTGAACATAAAAATGAGCGGCTTTTTTACGAGATTGAAGCGGAAAAAGAAGGCTGGAGTGTGCCTGTTTTAGAAAGGCAAATTCATTCTTTTCTTTTTGCGCGCTTGCTAAAAAGTCGTAACAAAGATGACGTCATAAGACTGGTTCGTGCAGGTCAAGTTTTTGTAGAACCTGCTGATGCCATGAAAGATCCTTACATTCTTGATTTTCTCGGTCTCCCCGATTCGGAAGTCATCCATGAGTTGGAAATTGAAAAGGCGATTATCGCAAATCTTCAATCTTTTCTCCTTGAACTTGGAAAAGGTTTTGCTTTTGTAGCGCGACAAAAGAGAGTTCAATTTGACAACAAATTTTTCTACATTGATTTAGTTTTCTATAACTGCATTTTAAAATGTTACCTTCTCATTGATTTAAAAATTGGGGAACTGACTCATCAAGATGTTGGGCAGATGGATAGTTATGTTAGGATGTTCGACGATAAATATCGTACTGAAGGAGATAACCCAAGCATTGGATTAATCCTTTGTTCCAAGAAAAATGAAACCATCGCAAAATATTCAATATTAAAAGGAAGCAAACAATTATTCGCATCAAAATATA
This region of Deltaproteobacteria bacterium CG11_big_fil_rev_8_21_14_0_20_42_23 genomic DNA includes:
- the mreC gene encoding rod shape-determining protein MreC, which gives rise to MSDYSRRFRILRFFIPLLLFLIFFSFTRYGARRAPWYEQALWNVVEPFQNVFSFVGQGVHSTWNNYIALVHTKKINLRLTNQVSKLKGQLIYLEELQQENERLKQLLHYQDMEQWEPIMARVIAHDPQTEISSIVINRGTADGLQVYMPVVVGEGVVGRIGEVGKHRSHVLLLDDVNSVVDVFIERSQTRALLVGKSKKAKVQGGVASLDYLHRASDVKEGDVVITSGLDEIYPSGLKAGVVHKVEVSEYGVFQKADLIPVRDFSQLREVAVLMKKTR
- a CDS encoding rod shape-determining protein (functions in MreBCD complex in some organisms); its protein translation is MFLDSLIGMFSNDLAIDLGTANTLVYVKGKGIVSAEPSVVAVKRDARGIKRVLAVGKEAKEMLGRTAGTVEAIRPMKDGVIADFEVTEAMLRYFIRKSHHRKTLIRPRIIVCIPFGVTEVERRAVRESAESAGAREVYLIEEPMAAAIGAGLPITEPTGSMIVDIGGGTTEVAVISLAGIVFSKSVRVAGDKMDEAIIHFLKRKYNMLVGERTAEAVKIAIGTAYPDAEVRTMEIKGRDLVAGVPKTIEVNSEEIREAIVEPVNAIVEAVKITLERTPPELSADLYDRGIVLTGGGALLRNLDVLLREETGLPVIVADDPLSCVVLGSGRALDRLDVFRSVTLS
- a CDS encoding dephospho-CoA kinase; amino-acid sequence: MKTIGITGSIGSGKSTVSDFFATAGFPAINADTITHELFRHNPQVHKQVLKVFGESILNENKKIDRKKLGKIIFKDSEQKRKLESILHPLIKNEIFEQIEKRKQRGDALCFVDIPLLYEGKWEEKLDYVIVVNCTLEESFKRAQKKLGISLEEVKLRYQQQIPLDEKVKRANFVINNSLSLENTQLQVDKLLEKLL